Proteins found in one Paenibacillus dendritiformis genomic segment:
- a CDS encoding ABC transporter substrate-binding protein translates to MNKRRIGILLIFTLVFTLMLSACGSSGGESGQASPETESAKQNEGAAGQGEQAAEPAESGEPVKLIFMAPWSKEQVEMRFLEGTREKFPNITIEATGKFANAEEFDELFAQGVVPDIILTTDGFDVLKEKDMLLPLDDLLKERDFDFSRIRPGIMEALRARDPEGLGRLLGIPIEDVAVALHYNKAVFDKFGASYPTDGMTWDEVIDLAATVTGERDGIKYRGLAMSFMSQAMTQLSAHGTDPETGEPRFSKDPAFARFFEMVKRVADIPGNWEPDITYEFTKGEVAMSLGLIANTIPYYSEDLDYDVVSFPTWPDLPGVGPSTLPLTVAISKQSKHIDEALDILQYLLTDEQQVRLTRKDVPSVSSDQSILEQFAADVMTRDMNVKGIYSLQQAKPALYSPFGPDILLYGTNYVGSQVTPFLKSGDDVPTFLRKMDEDYATIVKEKKNKN, encoded by the coding sequence ATGAACAAACGTAGAATCGGCATTCTTCTTATTTTTACACTCGTATTCACATTGATGCTGTCGGCTTGCGGCTCCAGCGGCGGCGAGTCCGGGCAGGCATCGCCGGAGACGGAATCCGCGAAGCAGAACGAAGGCGCTGCAGGGCAAGGCGAGCAAGCGGCAGAGCCCGCAGAGAGCGGCGAGCCGGTCAAGCTCATCTTCATGGCGCCGTGGAGCAAGGAGCAGGTGGAGATGCGATTCCTGGAAGGCACGAGGGAGAAATTCCCGAATATCACGATCGAGGCTACGGGCAAATTCGCCAACGCCGAAGAATTCGACGAGCTGTTCGCGCAGGGAGTCGTGCCGGACATCATCTTGACGACGGACGGGTTCGACGTGCTGAAAGAGAAGGATATGCTCCTCCCGCTTGATGATCTGCTGAAGGAGCGCGACTTCGATTTCAGCAGGATCCGGCCGGGAATCATGGAGGCGCTGCGCGCCCGCGACCCGGAAGGGCTGGGACGACTGCTGGGCATTCCGATTGAGGATGTGGCTGTAGCACTCCATTACAACAAGGCGGTCTTCGACAAGTTCGGCGCTTCTTACCCGACTGATGGCATGACCTGGGATGAAGTGATCGATCTCGCCGCCACAGTGACCGGAGAGCGGGACGGCATCAAGTATCGCGGACTCGCGATGAGCTTCATGTCGCAGGCGATGACCCAGCTCTCCGCCCACGGTACGGATCCCGAGACCGGGGAGCCGCGCTTCTCGAAGGATCCGGCGTTTGCCCGGTTTTTCGAGATGGTGAAGCGGGTAGCCGACATCCCGGGCAACTGGGAGCCGGATATCACCTATGAGTTCACCAAGGGGGAAGTCGCGATGAGTCTTGGACTGATCGCGAATACGATCCCGTACTATTCGGAAGATCTGGACTATGATGTCGTCAGCTTCCCGACATGGCCGGATCTGCCGGGCGTCGGGCCATCGACGCTGCCGCTGACCGTGGCCATCAGCAAGCAGAGCAAGCATATCGACGAAGCGCTCGATATTCTTCAATATTTGCTTACGGATGAGCAGCAGGTGCGCTTGACCCGGAAGGATGTGCCATCCGTCTCTTCCGATCAGAGCATCCTCGAGCAGTTCGCCGCCGATGTGATGACGCGGGACATGAACGTCAAAGGGATCTATTCGCTTCAACAGGCGAAGCCGGCCTTGTACAGTCCGTTCGGCCCGGATATTTTGCTGTATGGCACGAACTATGTCGGTTCCCAGGTGACGCCGTTCCTGAAGTCGGGGGATGACGTGCCTACGTTTCTCCGCAAGATGGATGAAGATTACGCCACAATTGTGAAGGAAAAGAAAAACAAAAATTAA
- a CDS encoding M60 family metallopeptidase, translating into MKRVLDQALAPDIELLYEGVPDIPVNHKLYGGVVSAISEQAFTAAADAAGRPVIAAARYGRGRILVSGVETGFNRAGSAVPGSGAFIANMLHWLTEESGAYRQALAGQGPLQIATAASPEAFDAASGLPVEVVRLSGWSAAEGGISRYAAAYADRSLTDEDAACLDAYIQGGGSLLVHAKGWELEWEPEEELQRRIGDRQVKVRDYPLQRLLNRAGIALGNSVIWSLPPSLPALAPDQADASHLLRLIEQVKAVEEGALAAPDIPFGAETSDGKKKWRTLLEVVDGTIAALTDECGLYQEIVTAANSAGMEMTLPFDKESRPYTGVLLQYACEQATLDPDGGASPHAEVFPGLVGANAPAVHGQAVEVNFDYADLSYLRMLVPPGNWIGTGLYAPPGQVVTIDVPEDVRHLDVQVGAHTDEIGHLLRWERAPIVALRKPLQPGTNRLSSPYGGLLYLIPAKPRAGFRTQVTVSGAVRAPYYELGKTAVAEWKDTIRHYETPYAELCGRKVILTLPSAAVREVENPEELMLQWDDLIDQYDSFVGLGPDRPLPHRTPDRPHRICADVQISAGYMHSGYPIMIRNVPAAKEAVTFSQFSSLAHGWGFWHEMGHEYQQLAWFWEDIVEVSVNIYSLLIQDYYGNPSRLAMEKDKEGRSYFDKAKAFLNRSERDPEQKFADIGLFERLAMMRQLQFAYGWDMFTRLHIAYRELPKERLPRTEQQKIDLFIEMVSRACGRDLCEFFDRWGWDYSEQARAAVAGLQLPQPSVSLWRFGE; encoded by the coding sequence ATGAAGCGGGTGCTGGATCAAGCGCTTGCGCCGGATATCGAGCTGCTGTATGAGGGCGTGCCCGATATCCCGGTGAATCACAAGCTGTACGGCGGGGTCGTCTCCGCCATCTCGGAGCAGGCGTTCACGGCCGCCGCCGATGCGGCGGGCCGTCCGGTCATCGCGGCCGCAAGATACGGCCGGGGACGCATCCTCGTCTCCGGCGTCGAGACCGGATTCAACCGCGCGGGCAGCGCCGTGCCCGGGAGCGGGGCGTTCATCGCCAACATGCTGCATTGGCTGACAGAGGAGAGCGGGGCCTACCGGCAAGCGCTCGCCGGTCAAGGGCCGCTGCAGATCGCGACGGCGGCCTCTCCGGAAGCGTTCGACGCCGCAAGCGGGCTGCCGGTGGAGGTCGTACGCCTCTCCGGTTGGTCCGCTGCCGAAGGAGGCATCTCGAGATATGCCGCAGCTTATGCGGACCGCTCGTTGACGGACGAGGATGCGGCTTGCCTGGATGCCTATATCCAGGGGGGCGGCAGTCTGCTCGTGCATGCGAAGGGCTGGGAGCTGGAATGGGAGCCGGAGGAGGAACTGCAGCGGCGTATCGGCGATCGCCAAGTCAAGGTAAGGGACTACCCGCTGCAGCGGTTGCTGAACCGGGCCGGCATCGCCCTGGGCAACAGCGTCATCTGGTCTCTTCCCCCGTCCTTGCCGGCCTTGGCGCCGGATCAGGCAGACGCTTCCCATCTGCTGCGGCTAATCGAGCAGGTGAAGGCGGTCGAGGAAGGTGCGCTTGCGGCGCCCGACATTCCGTTCGGCGCAGAGACTTCGGACGGGAAGAAGAAATGGCGGACGCTGCTGGAGGTGGTGGACGGCACCATAGCCGCGCTGACGGACGAGTGCGGACTGTATCAGGAAATTGTAACCGCTGCCAACAGTGCCGGTATGGAGATGACGCTTCCGTTCGACAAGGAGAGCCGGCCGTACACCGGCGTGCTGCTGCAGTACGCCTGCGAGCAGGCGACCCTCGACCCGGACGGCGGGGCGTCGCCGCATGCCGAAGTGTTCCCGGGCCTCGTCGGTGCCAATGCCCCGGCCGTGCACGGGCAGGCCGTCGAGGTGAATTTCGACTATGCGGACCTCAGCTATCTCCGGATGCTCGTCCCTCCCGGGAACTGGATCGGCACCGGACTGTACGCCCCGCCGGGACAGGTCGTCACGATCGACGTGCCGGAGGATGTCCGGCATCTCGATGTGCAGGTCGGCGCGCATACGGATGAGATCGGGCATCTGCTCCGGTGGGAGCGGGCGCCGATCGTCGCGCTGCGGAAGCCGCTGCAGCCGGGAACGAACAGGCTGAGCAGCCCGTACGGCGGCTTGCTCTATCTCATTCCGGCGAAGCCGCGGGCCGGCTTCCGGACGCAGGTGACGGTCAGCGGCGCGGTGCGGGCCCCGTATTACGAGCTGGGGAAGACGGCGGTAGCGGAATGGAAGGATACGATTCGCCACTACGAGACACCGTATGCCGAGCTGTGCGGCCGGAAGGTCATCCTGACGCTGCCGTCCGCGGCTGTCCGGGAGGTGGAGAATCCGGAGGAGCTGATGCTGCAATGGGACGACCTGATCGATCAGTATGACAGCTTCGTCGGTCTGGGTCCGGATCGGCCGCTGCCGCACCGCACGCCGGATCGCCCGCACCGCATCTGCGCCGATGTGCAGATTAGCGCCGGCTACATGCATTCCGGGTATCCGATTATGATTCGGAACGTCCCGGCTGCGAAGGAAGCGGTCACCTTCAGCCAATTCAGCTCGCTGGCGCACGGCTGGGGATTCTGGCATGAGATGGGGCATGAGTACCAGCAATTGGCCTGGTTCTGGGAGGACATTGTCGAGGTGTCGGTGAACATCTATTCGCTGCTCATTCAGGACTATTACGGTAATCCTTCCCGCCTGGCCATGGAGAAGGACAAGGAAGGACGGTCCTATTTCGACAAGGCGAAGGCGTTCCTGAACCGGAGCGAGCGCGATCCGGAGCAGAAGTTCGCCGACATCGGCCTGTTCGAGCGGCTGGCGATGATGCGGCAGCTGCAATTCGCGTATGGCTGGGATATGTTCACCCGGCTGCATATCGCTTACCGCGAGCTGCCGAAGGAACGGCTGCCGCGGACCGAGCAGCAGAAGATCGATCTGTTCATTGAAATGGTGTCGCGCGCCTGCGGCCGCGATCTATGCGAATTTTTCGATCGGTGGGGCTGGGATTATTCCGAGCAGGCACGCGCGGCCGTGGCCGGCCTGCAACTGCCGCAGCCGAGCGTCTCGCTGTGGAGATTCGGCGAATGA
- a CDS encoding carbohydrate ABC transporter permease produces MIGKVNAHVRVKAAQFKKRWARDGLNTVRYAVLGREVNRGLLFKLFIYWILLVTSYIYLNPIFKMLVKMVMNEKDLNDPTVTWIPHELYFGHLEKAWTALKYSQSLFVSIGISILVAVFHIIACGLMGYALARMQFPFKKLLTFLLVLAFIIPPQVIVLPMIMMYTKLGLQGKLFSLIIPSIFGFGIKGALFVIIFRQFYTTQPKELEEAAKIDGASAFKFYWKVMFPLAKPAILVVSLFSFVWTWNDTYYPRMFLGQSSLVPLATQMSRVDASISSMLASEEAPLVLVEAIKMSASFLALLPPLLIFFFAQRYFVESVERTGLVE; encoded by the coding sequence ATGATAGGAAAAGTGAATGCCCACGTGAGAGTCAAAGCGGCGCAGTTCAAAAAACGGTGGGCGCGGGACGGCCTGAACACGGTCCGCTATGCCGTGCTTGGCCGCGAAGTGAACCGCGGACTGCTGTTCAAGCTGTTCATTTATTGGATTCTGCTCGTCACCTCGTACATTTATTTGAATCCGATCTTCAAGATGCTGGTCAAGATGGTGATGAACGAGAAGGACCTGAACGACCCGACGGTGACCTGGATTCCGCATGAGCTGTACTTCGGCCATCTGGAGAAGGCGTGGACGGCGCTCAAATATTCGCAATCGCTGTTCGTCAGCATCGGGATCTCGATTCTGGTCGCCGTGTTCCATATCATCGCCTGCGGCTTGATGGGATACGCGCTGGCGCGAATGCAGTTCCCGTTCAAAAAGCTGCTGACGTTCCTGCTTGTGCTTGCCTTCATCATACCGCCGCAGGTCATCGTGCTTCCGATGATCATGATGTACACGAAGCTGGGCCTGCAGGGCAAGCTGTTCTCGCTCATCATCCCGTCTATCTTCGGCTTCGGCATCAAGGGCGCGCTGTTCGTGATCATCTTCCGGCAGTTCTATACGACCCAGCCGAAGGAATTGGAGGAGGCGGCGAAGATCGACGGAGCGAGCGCCTTCAAATTCTATTGGAAAGTGATGTTCCCGCTCGCGAAGCCGGCGATTCTGGTCGTGTCGCTGTTCTCCTTCGTCTGGACGTGGAACGACACGTATTACCCGCGGATGTTCCTGGGGCAGTCCTCGCTCGTGCCGCTGGCGACGCAGATGTCGCGGGTGGACGCCAGCATCAGCAGCATGCTGGCCAGCGAAGAAGCGCCGCTCGTGCTGGTGGAAGCGATCAAGATGTCGGCCAGCTTCCTGGCCTTGCTTCCTCCGCTGCTCATCTTCTTCTTCGCGCAGCGCTACTTCGTCGAGAGCGTGGAACGTACCGGATTGGTAGAGTAA
- a CDS encoding carbohydrate ABC transporter permease, translating into MGKKMLKAKTSRNLEALLFVGPWIIGFLLFMAFPLGFSLYMSFHKVTVLPTGLKYDFQSFKYYSEILFGSSALYDNLIPFFQEIVIMVPIILVFSLFIAIMLNQDFPGRMLFRVVFFLPIIFTSGYILTEFVNQGEGTLGFLDRFSIGEYLDEILSGSSWAKPVKDVLNRFVLVLWYSGVQILIFLAGRQTISKSSYESARIDGATPWEVFWKITLPAMSPFILLNLIYTVVDMFTFPYNPVIELINTGNYGYNSALAWIYFVIIVVFLSLVLLLFLRINRSGRRRG; encoded by the coding sequence ATGGGCAAAAAAATGCTGAAAGCGAAAACGTCCCGCAATCTGGAGGCCCTGTTGTTCGTCGGTCCGTGGATTATCGGATTTCTGCTGTTCATGGCCTTCCCGCTCGGATTCTCGCTCTATATGAGCTTCCACAAGGTCACGGTACTGCCGACCGGCCTGAAGTATGATTTTCAGAGCTTCAAATATTACAGCGAAATTTTGTTCGGCAGCTCCGCCCTGTACGACAACCTGATTCCGTTCTTCCAGGAGATCGTCATCATGGTGCCGATTATACTGGTGTTTTCCTTGTTCATCGCTATCATGCTGAATCAGGATTTTCCCGGCCGCATGCTGTTCCGGGTCGTCTTCTTCCTCCCGATCATCTTCACATCGGGCTACATTTTGACGGAGTTCGTGAATCAGGGGGAAGGCACGCTCGGCTTTCTCGACCGCTTCTCGATCGGAGAATATTTGGATGAAATTCTGAGCGGAAGCTCCTGGGCGAAGCCGGTCAAGGACGTATTGAACCGCTTCGTGCTCGTGCTCTGGTATTCCGGCGTCCAGATCCTGATCTTCCTGGCCGGGAGGCAGACGATCTCGAAGTCTTCCTACGAGTCTGCCCGCATTGACGGCGCGACGCCGTGGGAGGTGTTCTGGAAGATTACGCTGCCTGCGATGTCGCCGTTTATTTTGCTGAATCTGATTTATACCGTCGTCGACATGTTCACCTTCCCGTACAATCCGGTCATTGAGCTGATCAATACCGGCAACTACGGATACAACAGCGCCTTGGCCTGGATATACTTCGTCATCATCGTCGTATTCCTGTCCCTTGTCCTGCTCCTGTTCCTGCGCATCAACCGAAGCGGGCGCAGGCGCGGATAG
- a CDS encoding ABC transporter substrate-binding protein: protein MKKSVSILLIAILMMAALLAGCSGSPAEEPPASTGQAATDDPSSAPAAVEGKEPEPKGGPVKTTEVAYDGEPVTLKFIIAVDDETFRIRFKDQIEATFPNITLELAEASLDTAGLQELNARGDIPDLYVMHSGYQDMKELDMLEPLDPYIQRSGFDMSIFREGVVDVIRALDPDGAGALYGMPIEDSRKALFYNKSIFDKFGVDYPKDGMTYDEILDLAQKLTTERDGVKYKGFSFGYYSHAFSQLGVNGTDPQTGEVLFAKEPAFQQFFELLDKYRNIPGMIDTSDYTYSFSNEQNVAMYIGQLQHLPLNNAVEGLDFDIVSVPEWPDHKGIGPTAPAVSVSINKHSRHKEAAWAVIAYLASEAGQMVLSRAGSPPTINSEEAVSQYAAMHIEESGKTYNIAPIFEQKPAPIAVYSPYGPLITFNYDDFINLKAKDFVKMPGKDTATFLREMEEEYAGLVKEMKVKK from the coding sequence ATGAAAAAGAGTGTATCCATTCTGCTTATCGCCATCCTCATGATGGCCGCACTGCTTGCCGGCTGCAGCGGTTCGCCGGCGGAAGAACCGCCAGCCTCCACCGGGCAGGCGGCAACCGATGATCCGTCCTCCGCGCCTGCGGCAGTGGAAGGCAAGGAGCCGGAACCGAAGGGAGGGCCGGTGAAGACGACAGAGGTCGCCTATGACGGCGAACCGGTCACCCTCAAGTTCATCATCGCTGTCGACGATGAGACGTTCCGCATCCGCTTCAAGGATCAGATCGAAGCGACATTCCCGAATATTACGCTGGAGCTGGCCGAAGCTTCGCTCGATACGGCCGGATTGCAGGAATTGAATGCGCGCGGCGACATCCCCGATCTGTATGTCATGCATTCCGGTTATCAGGATATGAAGGAGCTCGATATGCTGGAGCCGCTCGATCCTTACATTCAGCGCAGCGGCTTCGATATGTCCATTTTCAGAGAGGGCGTCGTCGACGTCATTCGCGCCCTCGATCCGGACGGGGCGGGCGCTTTGTATGGGATGCCGATTGAAGACAGCCGCAAGGCGCTGTTCTACAACAAATCGATCTTCGACAAGTTCGGCGTCGATTATCCGAAGGACGGGATGACCTATGACGAGATCCTCGACCTGGCGCAGAAACTGACGACCGAGCGCGACGGGGTCAAGTACAAGGGCTTTTCCTTCGGCTACTATTCCCATGCCTTTTCTCAGCTTGGGGTGAACGGCACCGATCCGCAGACAGGGGAAGTGCTGTTTGCGAAGGAACCGGCATTTCAGCAATTTTTTGAGCTGCTGGACAAATACCGCAACATTCCAGGGATGATCGATACGAGCGACTATACGTACAGCTTCAGCAATGAGCAGAATGTGGCGATGTATATCGGTCAGCTGCAGCATCTGCCGCTTAATAATGCGGTGGAGGGCCTGGACTTCGACATTGTGTCCGTCCCGGAATGGCCGGATCATAAGGGAATTGGACCGACGGCTCCGGCTGTGTCCGTCAGCATCAACAAGCATAGCCGGCACAAGGAGGCCGCCTGGGCCGTCATCGCCTATCTGGCATCGGAGGCGGGCCAGATGGTGCTGTCCCGCGCGGGCAGCCCGCCGACCATCAACAGTGAGGAGGCGGTGAGCCAATACGCCGCCATGCATATCGAAGAGAGCGGCAAGACGTACAACATCGCCCCGATCTTCGAGCAGAAGCCGGCCCCGATCGCGGTCTATTCCCCGTACGGCCCGCTTATCACCTTCAACTATGACGACTTCATCAACTTGAAAGCGAAGGATTTTGTCAAGATGCCGGGCAAGGACACAGCCACCTTTTTACGGGAAATGGAGGAAGAGTATGCGGGACTCGTCAAAGAAATGAAGGTCAAAAAGTAG